A single window of Malus sylvestris chromosome 5, drMalSylv7.2, whole genome shotgun sequence DNA harbors:
- the LOC126621130 gene encoding glycosyltransferase 6-like — MGSSEFSLFQPSPKRSVLHKAPSLIADGFLFVGGASLALSVVWALLTFINPTTISFDNFIAWNAGPCGPDLRSDPPETTFYDDENLSYAFGEPVKDWDSKRKEWLKLHPSFAAGAAVDNRVLLVTGSQPTVCKNPVGDHLQLRLFKNKVDYCRIHGLDIFYNNVLLDPKGTGFWAKYPLLRAAMLAHPESEWIWWVDSDAVLTDMEFKLPLEKYKDHNLVVHGWSNMLYEQKSWTSLNAGVLLIRNCQWSLNLLDKWASMGPQGPDPKNWGKIQKSLIKDKAYPGSDDQSALIYLLIKEKSKWADKIYLESEYNLHGYWLGIVDGLDGISKGYLEIDREVDLLRRRHAEKVSLFYGQMREKYMRERGIWRENKRRPFVTHFTGCEPCSGEHNGMYTWEACWNGMQKALNFADNQVLRRFGFVHPDLLNSSWVSPLPFDFPDA; from the coding sequence ATGGGTTCCTCAGAATTCTCTCTCTTCCAACCATCACCAAAACGCTCCGTTCTCCACAAAGCCCCTTCCCTAATAGCAGATGGCTTTCTCTTCGTCGGAGGTGCATCGTTGGCTCTCTCTGTTGTCTGGGCTCTCCTCACCTTCATAAACCCCACCACCATAAGCTTCGACAACTTCATCGCATGGAACGCCGGGCCATGCGGACCCGACTTGCGCTCTGACCCGCCGGAAACCACGTTCTACGACGACGAAAATCTCAGCTACGCGTTTGGGGAACCAGTGAAGGATTGGGACTCCAAGCGCAAAGAGTGGCTGAAGCTCCACCCTTCATTCGCTGCCGGAGCCGCCGTGGACAACAGAGTTCTTCTCGTGACTGGGTCACAGCCCACAGTGTGCAAAAACCCAGTTGGGGACCACTTGCAGCTGAGGCTCTTTAAGAACAAAGTTGATTACTGTAGGATTCATGGGCTCGACATATTTTACAACAATGTTTTGCTGGATCCCAAGGGTACTGGGTTCTGGGCCAAATATCCGCTTTTGAGAGCGGCTATGTTGGCCCATCCCGAGTCTGAGTGGATCTGGTGGGTCGACTCAGACGCGGTTCTCACCGACATGGAGTTCAAGCTTCCGTTGGAGAAGTACAAAGACCACAACTTGGTCGTGCATGGGTGGTCGAACATGTTGTATGAGCAGAAGAGCTGGACGAGCCTCAACGCTGGGGTTTTGTTAATAAGAAACTGTCAGTGGTCACTGAACTTGCTCGATAAGTGGGCCAGCATGGGCCCACAGGGTCCCGATCCCAAAAACTGGGGGAAGATCCAAAAGTCCTTGATCAAAGACAAAGCATATCCAGGCTCTGACGATCAGTCGGCTCTGATTTATCTCTTGATAAAGGAGAAGTCGAAATGGGCGGATAAGATTTACTTAGAGAGCGAGTACAACTTGCATGGGTACTGGCTGGGGATAGTGGACGGGCTTGATGGGATAAGCAAAGGGTACCTGGAGATTGACAGGGAGGTGGATTTGCTAAGGAGGAGGCATGCAGAGAAGGTCAGCTTGTTTTATGGTCAAATGAGAGAGAAgtacatgagagagagagggatttgGAGAGAGAATAAGAGGAGGCCATTTGTGACGCATTTCACAGGGTGTGAGCCTTGCAGTGGAGAGCACAATGGAATGTACACTTGGGAGGCTTGTTGGAACGGGATGCAAAAAGCTTTGAATTTTGCAGATAATCAAGTGCTTAGAAGATTTGGGTTTGTTCATCCAGACCTACTCAATTCTTCTTGGGTTTCTCCCTTGCCATTTGATTTCCCAGATGCTTGA
- the LOC126621131 gene encoding protein PAT1 homolog: protein MEGFESRGSIQEAASSIPQDLNQLQLNSSGEVFDASQYAFFGKDSVEEVELGGLDEEEAPVGFDEEEFLYNRQEVDISLSDIDDLSLTFEKLNKDVSGTRSAGVIGDRGSRESSSAAEWAQEHFPNWIDEEILDAESTQDGKRWSSHPYSSARPAESMPLYRTSSYPEPQQQQLQQQHQHFSSEPILVPKSAFTSYPPPGGRPQQASPNRQASHLNPYLSGGPQGGLSSPNLSPYTSSQLQLNGLPHVSHFGGNLPQLNPGLSNSRPQKQWANQSGVYGDHPGLMNNLLQQQLAHQNGLVPPQLMHQQQSQPQDPRLHHPVQPSFANLSVMQSQLFNPHLSASPPLVSKFEAMLGMGDLGDQRPKSAQKVRPNMRFSQYGFDTGSHRREGGWPQFRSKYMTADEIENILRMQLAATHSNDPYVDDYYHQFCLSRKSAGAKLKHHFCPTQLRDLPPRARANTEPHAFLQVDALGRVPFSSIRRPRPLLEVEPPNSYSPGNTEQKVFEKPLEQEPMLAARVAIEDGLCLLLDVDDIDRFLQFNQLQDGGTQVRRRRQALLEGLAGSLQLVDPLGNNGPTVGLHKDDLVFLRLVSLPKGRKLLAKYLQLLFPGGELMRIVCMAIFRHLRFLFGSYPSDPLAAETTNILARVVSSCARGMDLGALSACLAAVVCSSKQPPLRPLGSPAGDGASLILNSVLERATELLTDPHAASNYNMTNRQLWQASFDEFFGLLTKYCVNKYETVMQSLLMQAPPNVAIIGSDAARAIGREMPVELLRASLPHTDEHQRQLLLDFTQRSMPIGSSSSGDGGNGSHMNSESVLS, encoded by the exons ATGGAGGGGTTTGAAAGTAGGGGTAGTATTCAAGAGGCTGCCTCTTCTATCCCGCAAGATCTCAACCAATTGCAGCTTAATTCCTCAG GAGAGGTATTCGACGCATCACAGTATGCATTTTTTGGTAAAGATTCTGTTGAGGAAGTTGAATTGGGAGGTTTAGATGAAGAGGAGGCTCCAGTTGGGTTTGATGAGGAGGAGTTTCTGTATAATAGACAAGAG GTTGACATATCTCTATCTGATATTGATGACCTATCATTAACCTTTGAAAAG TTAAACAAGGATGTTAGTGGAACTAGGAGTGCTGGAGTAATTGGTGATAGAGGATCCAGAGAAA GTTCATCTGCTGCTGAGTGGGCGCAGGAGCATTTTCCTAACTGGATTGATGAAGAGATACTTGATGCTGAAAGCACTCAGGATGGGAAACGATGGTCTTCACACCCATATTCTTCAGCTCGTCCAGCAGAGTCGATGCCTTTGTATAGAACTTCTTCATATCCTGAGCCCCAACAACAGCAGCTGCAGCAGCAGCATCAACATTTTTCCAGTGAACCAATTCTGGTGCCGAAATCAGCTTTCACTTCTTATCCACCTCCAGGTGGCAGACCTCAGCAGGCTTCGCCAAACCGCCAAGCAAGCCACCTGAACCCATATCTTTCTGGTGGGCCCCAGGGGGGGTTGTCTTCACCAAACCTATCTCCTTACACTAGCTCTCAACTTCAACTGAATGGATTACCTCATGTATCGCATTTTGGTGGAAATTTGCCTCAGCTTAACCCTGGTCTCTCTAATAGCCGACCCCAAAAGCAATGGGCCAATCAAAGTGGTGTTTATGGAGATCATCCGGGTCTTATGAACAATTTGTTGCAACAACAGCTAGCTCATCAGAATGGTTTAGTGCCTCCACAATTGATGCATCAGCAACAGTCACAACCACAGGATCCTAGACTGCATCATCCAGTTCAGCCATCATTTGCTAATTTGTCGGTAATGCAGTCTCAACTGTTTAACCCCCATCTTTCTGCATCCCCGCCCTTGGTGAGCAAGTTTGAAGCAATGCTTGGTATGGGTGATCTTGGAGATCAAAGGCCAAAATCAGCTCAGAAAGTTAGACCGAATATGCGTTTTTCTCAATATGGATTTGATACAGGTAGCCACAGGAGGGAAGGTGGGTGGCCACAATTTAGGTCCAAGTATATGACAGCtgatgaaattgaaaatatacTCCGAATGCAGCTAGCTGCAACACACAGCAATGACCCATATGTCGATGATTACTACCACCAGTTTTGCCTTTCAAGAAAATCTGCTGGGGCCAAGTTGAAACACCATTTCTGCCCAACTCAATTAAGGGATCTTCCTCCTCGAGCACGAGCTAATACTGAACCACATGCTTTTCTCCAGGTTGATGCTCTTGGGAGAGTCCCCTTCTCCTCAATACGGAGGCCTCGCCCTCTTCTTGAAGTTGAGCCTCCAAATTCATATAGCCCTGGCAACACTGAACAAAAGGTTTTTGAGAAGCCGCTAGAGCAGGAGCCAATGCTTGCTGCTAGGGTTGCAATTGAGGATGGGCTTTGTCTTCTCCTGGATGTGGATGACATTGATCGTTTTCTACAATTCAATCAACTCCAAGATGGTGGAACCCAAGTGAGGCGTCGGCGGCAGGCCTTGCTTGAAGGACTTGCAGGATCTCTTCAATTAGTTGACCCACTTGGCAACAATGGCCCCACGGTTGGGCTTCATAAGGATGATCTTGTATTTCTAAGGTTAGTCTCACTTCCCAAGGGCCGGAAGCTCCTGGCAAAGTACCTGCAGCTTTTATTTCCCGGTGGTGAGCTCATGCGAATAGTCTGTATGGCCATCTTTCGTCATTTAAGGTTCTTGTTTGGTAGCTACCCTTCTGATCCATTGGCTGCAGAAACTACAAATATTCTTGCAAGGGTTGTTTCATCATGTGCTCGAGGTATGGACCTTGGTGCACTTAGTGCCTGTCTTGCAGCAGTGGTTTGTTCCTCAAAGCAACCCCCGCTTCGCCCCCTTGGAAGCCCTGCAGGAGATGGGGCCTCTCTTATCCTCAATTCAGTTCTTGAGAGGGCAACTGAACTCTTAACTGATCCTCATGCTGCAAGCAACTACAATATGACCAATCGGCAACTTTGGCAGGCCtcctttgatgaattctttggCCTTCTGACCAAGTACTgtgtaaataaatatgaaaCTGTAATGCAGTCACTGCTAATGCAGGCCCCTCCGAATGTGGCTATTATTGGCTCAGATGCAGCCAGAGCAATTGGTCGTGAAATGCCAGTTGAACTGTTGCGTGCGAGCCTTCCTCACACTGATGAGCATCAGAGGCAGCTGTTGTTGGACTTCACGCAGCGGTCTATGCCCATAGGATCATCTAGCAGTGGTGATGGGGGAAATGGTTCTCACATGAATTCAGAGTCTGTGCTGAGTTGA